The Maridesulfovibrio ferrireducens genome segment GAGGCCATGTGCATCACGCATTTTTTAAGGATGTAATGCTCGGCAGATTTTATGCAATCTGCAACTGCTGTCCTTGCTGCTGCGGCGCAATGGAGGCGATGAAAAATGGTATTCCCATGCTGGCCCCTTCGGGATACATCGCCATTGTCGACCCGAACAAATGTATCGGATGCGGTCAATGTATGGAATATTGCCCATTCGGAGCTATGAAGGTCCGCGACAAGCGCATGCACATTGACCCCAATAAATGTATGGGTTGCGGTGTTTGTGTTAATAAATGTCGAAAGAGTTCGCTGTACTTGGCGAGAAATAAAAAACATCCCGAACCGTTTCTCGTAGAAAAACTGCTCAAATCATCCTGACTACTGTTTTCTCAAAAAAAAAGGCATTGAAATTATTTCAATGCCTTTTAAAATTTATATGAATAAAAAAATTTAGCCGTCAGGGTACATCTTACGCAGTTCAAGAATTTCTTCAAGATTTTCAAAAAATAGATCCGTTAAAACGGGATCAAACTGTCTACCCTTTTCCTGCTCGAAATAACCTTTGATCTTATCAATTGACCACGCCTTCTTGTATACCCGGTCACAACCCAGAGCATCAAAAACATCGGCAATTCCGGTTATCCGCCCGTAAATATTTATATCTTCTCCGGCAAGCCCGCGAGGATAACCCTTACCATCCCAGCGTTCGTGATGCTCATAAGCAACGATTGCAGCGGCTCTAATAATAGGCCGTTCTGAATGCTTCAAAATTTCATGACCGATAGTAGTATGCGTTTTAATCAAATCAAATTCTTCTGAAGTTAACTTACCGGGTTTGTTAAGCACAGTATCCGGTATGCCTATCTTTCCTACATCATGCATAGGAGCGGCAAGCTTGAGCAGATTTGCCTCTTCAGGACCAAGCCCAGCCCGCAGTGCCAGAATTCCAGTATATTCAGCGACTCTGCGAACGTGTTTAGCTGTTTCATTTGAACGGGTTTCAACAACTTCGCCAAGAGTCATAATAATTTCTTTCTGAGTCTCAATGACCTCAACCTGTAAAGCCATCAAGGCATCTTGAGTTTCTTTTCTAACCTTTATTTCACTGCGCAGATCTTCAGTTCTTTTAAGAACTTCTGACTCGAGATGCTCTTTGTATAATTTATTTTCTTTGATTAAAGCGGCTCTCTCAAGTCCCTGTTTCAAAGCATGTTCAAGAATGCTGAGATCTACAATAGGCTTGGTGACAAAATCCCAGGCTCCGAGACGCACAGCTTTTATGGCATCCTGAATAAGACCCGCACCGGAAACAACAAGGATCGGAACATCAGGCTGTTCTTCGCGCACGGCTTTAAGAACTTCGAATCCGTCAACGCGAGGCATATTTAAATCAACGAGGACGGCGTCAGGTTTCTTTTCCCTGAAAACTTCAAGACCTTCCTCACCATCTCCGGCATTTAATATATTGAAACCGGAATCGCTGAGATAATCGCTGATTGTTTCGCGCACAAAAGTTTCGTCATCAATAACCAGGATTGTCAATTCAGAATTATCCAACTTCTACCTCTGCGACTTATTAGACTTAATAATTACGATTTAGACCAGTATCAAAACTTATACCAAAAAAAGGAAACTTTTCAAAGAACATATCTATCACGTTCACTTTAGAACAGGATAAAAAAAAAACGCCGAAAAGGATATTCCTTTTCGGCGTTAAAAACGAACTTGTCAGTAATAAAGAATTAATCTTCAAAACGGACCATAGAAATGATGCTGATAGGTTCAACTGGCACATCATCCATAGGGCCGTGACTACGAGTGCGCACTTTCTTAATTTTATCTACAGCTTCCATTCCATCAACAACCTTACCGAATACACAATATCCCCAACCCTGAGGGTTCTTTGCGGTGTGATTCAGGAAACCGTTATCTTTCACGTTAATGAAAAACTGTGATGAAGCGGAATGAGGGTCCATGGTACGAGCCATAGCAAGAGTTCCCACTTCATTTTTCAAGCCGTTATCAGCTTCATTCTCAACAGGAGGATTACTTTTCTTTTCTTTCATTGAAAAGTCAAAACCGCCGCCCTGAACCATGAAGTTATTAATAACTCTATGAAAAATGGTTCCAGCGTAAAAATCTTCGTCCACATATTTCAGAAAGTTTGCAACAGTTTTAGGAGCCTTATCTTCGTAAAGCTCAATTAAAACGTCACCTTCAGGTGTTTCCATCATTACCATAGGATTAGCCATATCGTATTCCTCCAATTTTTTATTTCTTAACCTCGTAAGGTCTGAGTGTACTACACCAAAACGAAAAAGTACGCTACTCCCAGACACAGCAAAGCAAGGCTGGGAACCACTATCCTTTTCCATGCTGAAAACAAATCTACCTTAAAATACTCACAGGTCAAAAGAAAACATATATGAAGTGGAGAGGCCATCAAGCCTGCAAAACCGGAGAACATGCAAAGCATAGCCCATGCCGGAAGCTGTGAGGTAATCCCCATAGAATCAACCAGTCCCACAACGAGCGGCATTGCAGCCCCTACAAAAGCCATCGTAATACCTGCAATAAAGCCTATCAAAAACGGAACAAAAACCGCGGCTGCAATCAAAGCCGCTTCTCCGCCTGCAAGGCGCGAAAGTTCCCCGACCAATCCACAATCACCGAGTACATCTTTAAATATAAACACACATAGTATCAAAAAGATCATGCTTATAAATCTTTTTTGAACCAGCAAAGAGCAAATAATTGCAAATGATCCTGAATTAGAAAATGCCGCACAAATTACAGCTAAAAATAATGCAACAACAATCCCTGCTTCGAATGGAATGTTTGGAGATATAAGAGAAAAAACACCTTCAAAACACAATGCTCCACCAATTGCCAAAAGAAGTGGCATCCCTTCTTTTACAGCTATTAAGGCGCTGCCCGGTTTAATTTCTACATTATCATGAACGCCGTTTTTAAGAGGTAAAATGGAAGGTCTTAAAAAAAAGAAATACCCTAACAGGATACAAGCTAACGATCCGGGAGCAGTATAACTGATAAATTTAAACACCGGCATTCCGCTTAAGGCCGCCCCGAGAAGCATTCCGGGATATAGCGGCCATGCTAATTCCCACACATGCCTGAACCAGTAATTAATTACGACCTTATCTTTATCAGTAACATCAAGCCCTTCTGCGGCTTCACGAATCATAGGTGCAGAAAAAATTGCTCCGCCCGGCATAGGAAGCAATCCGATCAAAGCCGGAAAAAAGACCAGCCGCAACCGGGGACTTTTAAGGTATCCTGTCAAAGAGTCCATAATTCTTCCGGCCTGCCCGGTACGCTCGAGCAATCCGCTGAGAAGCATGATCAAGGCAACAATTAAAGCCAGATATATAGTTTTTTCGTCTGTCACCGCGGACTGAACAGTCTGTAACAATGCATCCATTTTCATATCAGTTACAAGCGCCAGAACAAATCCACCGATAAGCACCGACAACCCCACCCCTAATTTAAATCTGATGCCTATCAGCATACAAATAAAAACAAACAAAATTTTAAATAAAGGCAGCATGTTAATGAGGGAATCCATGAAGTGTCTCCAATAAAAAAGTGCGTAAACAATAGTCGTTATAACTCACGCGAAGATAGCACATCCTGATCAGGCTACTGAACAGTAGCCAGACATAAAAACCAATAACTACTGAACTAAGCTCAAATTTTTCCGGGC includes the following:
- a CDS encoding DUF401 family protein, producing MDSLINMLPLFKILFVFICMLIGIRFKLGVGLSVLIGGFVLALVTDMKMDALLQTVQSAVTDEKTIYLALIVALIMLLSGLLERTGQAGRIMDSLTGYLKSPRLRLVFFPALIGLLPMPGGAIFSAPMIREAAEGLDVTDKDKVVINYWFRHVWELAWPLYPGMLLGAALSGMPVFKFISYTAPGSLACILLGYFFFLRPSILPLKNGVHDNVEIKPGSALIAVKEGMPLLLAIGGALCFEGVFSLISPNIPFEAGIVVALFLAVICAAFSNSGSFAIICSLLVQKRFISMIFLILCVFIFKDVLGDCGLVGELSRLAGGEAALIAAAVFVPFLIGFIAGITMAFVGAAMPLVVGLVDSMGITSQLPAWAMLCMFSGFAGLMASPLHICFLLTCEYFKVDLFSAWKRIVVPSLALLCLGVAYFFVLV
- a CDS encoding peptidylprolyl isomerase, with protein sequence MANPMVMMETPEGDVLIELYEDKAPKTVANFLKYVDEDFYAGTIFHRVINNFMVQGGGFDFSMKEKKSNPPVENEADNGLKNEVGTLAMARTMDPHSASSQFFINVKDNGFLNHTAKNPQGWGYCVFGKVVDGMEAVDKIKKVRTRSHGPMDDVPVEPISIISMVRFED
- a CDS encoding HD domain-containing phosphohydrolase, which translates into the protein MDNSELTILVIDDETFVRETISDYLSDSGFNILNAGDGEEGLEVFREKKPDAVLVDLNMPRVDGFEVLKAVREEQPDVPILVVSGAGLIQDAIKAVRLGAWDFVTKPIVDLSILEHALKQGLERAALIKENKLYKEHLESEVLKRTEDLRSEIKVRKETQDALMALQVEVIETQKEIIMTLGEVVETRSNETAKHVRRVAEYTGILALRAGLGPEEANLLKLAAPMHDVGKIGIPDTVLNKPGKLTSEEFDLIKTHTTIGHEILKHSERPIIRAAAIVAYEHHERWDGKGYPRGLAGEDINIYGRITGIADVFDALGCDRVYKKAWSIDKIKGYFEQEKGRQFDPVLTDLFFENLEEILELRKMYPDG